One Deinococcus misasensis DSM 22328 genomic window carries:
- a CDS encoding metallophosphoesterase family protein: MKLAFVTDVHANLPALQAVFSDIQKEGCQRIYCLGDVIGIGPYPRETVELLLSVPDVRFIMGNHDQWYALGLEKRPMWMSVGEYLHTRWAHKQLGSSFKAIMSRWEYQRHEVQEGIRISLIHYPLRLEKDGLGNPMFKKFIKDPTPEVLDDLFKEVLDHHHPDILLYGHHHPFSDMQGKARYLNPGSLGCHTEPVANYTLLDIQNGIYHVTHKRIPYDQSDLFAAYELRQVPSKEFIYRAFFLGQFDRKD, translated from the coding sequence ATGAAACTTGCTTTCGTTACGGATGTTCACGCCAACCTTCCTGCACTGCAGGCGGTTTTTTCTGACATTCAAAAAGAGGGTTGCCAGCGCATTTACTGCCTTGGAGATGTGATCGGCATCGGACCTTACCCCAGAGAAACCGTGGAACTTCTCCTTTCTGTTCCTGATGTGCGTTTCATCATGGGCAACCACGACCAGTGGTATGCCCTCGGTCTGGAGAAACGCCCCATGTGGATGAGTGTGGGCGAATACCTGCACACCAGATGGGCCCACAAACAGCTCGGGTCTTCTTTCAAAGCCATCATGTCCCGATGGGAATACCAGAGGCATGAGGTGCAAGAAGGCATTCGAATCAGCCTGATTCACTATCCTTTGCGTCTTGAAAAAGACGGCTTGGGAAACCCCATGTTCAAAAAATTCATCAAAGATCCCACCCCAGAGGTGCTGGATGACCTCTTCAAAGAGGTCTTGGACCATCACCACCCCGACATCTTGCTGTATGGGCATCACCATCCTTTTTCAGACATGCAGGGCAAAGCCCGTTACCTCAATCCGGGATCTCTGGGCTGCCACACCGAACCTGTGGCCAATTACACCTTGCTGGACATCCAGAACGGTATATACCATGTGACCCACAAGCGGATTCCCTACGACCAGAGCGATTTGTTTGCAGCCTACGAACTCCGTCAAGTGCCTTCCAAAGAATTCATTTATCGGGCGTTTTTTCTCGGGCAATTTGACCGCAAAGACTGA
- a CDS encoding MBL fold metallo-hydrolase: protein MWITSLKFQHLTIEWFVTGPLQENAYLLHDASQNAYLIDPGADAPEILKAIQDRNLKLQGILLTHAHFDHIGAVQPIREALKVKVHLHDADLTLYENASLSAARWNLQIEQPSPPDARLNHGDVIEAGAIQLQVRFVPGHAPGHVVFVGDGFVLAGDTLFKGSIGRTDLPGGNHLLLLEKIRSELLTLPDETVVLSGHGDKTTIGVERFRNPFLS, encoded by the coding sequence ATGTGGATCACCTCTTTGAAATTTCAGCACCTGACCATCGAGTGGTTCGTGACCGGACCTTTGCAGGAAAATGCCTATCTGCTGCACGACGCATCCCAGAACGCTTATCTGATTGATCCCGGTGCAGATGCCCCCGAGATCTTGAAAGCCATTCAGGACCGAAATTTGAAGCTGCAGGGGATTTTGCTCACCCATGCCCACTTTGACCACATTGGCGCAGTGCAGCCCATCAGAGAAGCTTTGAAGGTGAAAGTGCACCTCCATGACGCAGACCTGACCCTTTATGAAAATGCTTCCCTGTCTGCTGCCCGCTGGAACCTGCAAATCGAGCAACCTTCTCCTCCAGATGCCCGATTGAATCATGGCGATGTCATTGAAGCAGGGGCCATTCAACTGCAGGTGCGTTTTGTGCCCGGCCATGCACCGGGGCATGTGGTGTTTGTCGGAGATGGTTTTGTGCTGGCCGGAGACACCCTGTTTAAGGGCAGCATTGGACGGACCGACTTGCCGGGTGGCAATCACCTCTTGCTGCTGGAAAAAATCCGTTCTGAACTGCTGACCTTGCCGGATGAAACGGTGGTGCTCTCTGGTCACGGAGACAAAACCACCATCGGCGTGGAACGCTTCAGGAATCCCTTTCTGTCCTGA
- a CDS encoding winged helix-turn-helix domain-containing protein, whose protein sequence is MTNIVLIEDERTVRDVVQFHLERAGLSVTSFSEPNPAWNSLARADLLILDWMLPQEAGISVLRRIRQSPELKHLPVLMLTARASEVDRVEGLESGADDYLTKPFSAAELVARVRAILRRLSPQQTGGKLLNAGLTIDLDAAEVTLEGQRLELTRREFDLLAFLAQNPGRVYSRSDLLDKVWGPDFLGGERTVDQHITQLRSHLKEDLHEPRFIETVRGKGYRMRQHNGN, encoded by the coding sequence ATGACAAACATTGTGCTGATTGAAGATGAACGGACCGTGCGGGATGTGGTGCAATTCCACCTGGAGCGTGCAGGGCTCAGCGTGACCAGCTTCAGTGAGCCCAACCCTGCCTGGAATTCCCTTGCCAGAGCAGACCTTTTGATTCTCGATTGGATGCTGCCTCAGGAGGCCGGGATCAGTGTGCTTCGCCGGATCCGCCAGAGCCCTGAACTCAAGCACCTCCCGGTCCTGATGCTGACTGCCCGCGCGTCTGAAGTGGACCGCGTGGAGGGTCTGGAGTCTGGAGCAGACGATTACCTGACCAAACCTTTCTCGGCAGCAGAACTGGTGGCACGGGTTCGGGCCATTCTGCGCCGACTGAGCCCACAACAAACCGGAGGAAAACTGCTCAATGCAGGCCTGACCATCGATCTGGATGCCGCAGAGGTGACTCTGGAAGGCCAACGTCTGGAACTCACCCGACGGGAGTTTGATTTGCTGGCGTTTCTGGCCCAGAATCCGGGTCGGGTGTACTCCCGCAGCGATTTGCTGGACAAGGTGTGGGGTCCTGACTTTCTGGGTGGTGAACGCACCGTGGACCAGCACATCACGCAGCTTCGGTCACACCTGAAAGAAGATTTGCATGAGCCAAGGTTCATTGAGACGGTGCGTGGCAAGGGATACCGCATGCGTCAACACAACGGCAATTGA
- a CDS encoding sensor histidine kinase yields MHSVLDELPQAIILHDHGRVSFLNRMARELWHVENFTARGRPIIEVLRRHTLDELVRKGGELELMIGGRELLCKSVPGALICEDVTEKNQSQRELREVMAVLSHEFRTPVAGIMGVLEALQYDLPAEMRENFVSQGLLEVRRLARLVEDMTVGFRVSTLRDIQFRDVTSRAERLLQPELEKTGVTLKVEGEDVHLHADADKLLQVVLNLAENAIRYGPNPGVIVLKAALEHGQVWIGVLDEGRKLPDYEVIFKPHQRGPSAKGYGSGMGLYIIRSIAESWGGVAEGRHVPQKGNEFRVSVPL; encoded by the coding sequence ATGCACAGCGTTCTGGATGAACTTCCGCAGGCCATCATCCTGCATGACCACGGGCGGGTCAGCTTTCTGAACCGCATGGCCCGTGAACTCTGGCATGTGGAAAACTTCACCGCCAGAGGCCGGCCCATCATTGAGGTGTTGCGCCGCCACACGCTGGATGAACTGGTGCGCAAAGGGGGCGAGCTTGAATTGATGATTGGCGGTCGGGAATTGCTGTGTAAAAGCGTTCCGGGGGCCCTGATCTGTGAAGACGTCACCGAAAAGAATCAGTCCCAGAGAGAGTTGCGGGAAGTGATGGCCGTTTTGTCGCACGAGTTTCGCACTCCGGTGGCAGGGATCATGGGTGTGCTGGAAGCTTTGCAGTACGACCTGCCTGCCGAGATGCGCGAGAATTTCGTCTCTCAGGGCCTCTTGGAGGTCCGGCGTCTGGCCCGTCTGGTGGAAGACATGACCGTGGGGTTTCGGGTGAGCACGCTCAGGGACATCCAGTTCAGGGATGTGACCTCCAGAGCAGAGCGCCTTTTGCAACCTGAGCTGGAAAAAACCGGCGTGACCCTCAAGGTGGAAGGCGAGGACGTGCACCTGCACGCCGATGCGGACAAGTTGCTGCAGGTGGTGCTGAACCTTGCAGAGAATGCCATCCGTTACGGTCCCAATCCAGGGGTGATTGTGCTCAAAGCCGCTCTGGAGCACGGTCAGGTGTGGATTGGGGTGCTGGATGAAGGCCGGAAACTGCCTGACTACGAAGTGATTTTCAAGCCACACCAGCGAGGCCCGAGCGCCAAAGGGTATGGCAGTGGAATGGGGCTTTACATCATCCGCTCGATTGCAGAATCTTGGGGTGGGGTGGCCGAAGGGCGGCATGTGCCGCAAAAGGGCAATGAGTTCAGGGTGTCTGTACCGCTTTGA
- the phoU gene encoding phosphate signaling complex protein PhoU, with product MRDSFEAQLQQVVTGTLTMLAKVRVMLTQAQDVLVDRQTDLLSVVTAADREIDQLETQIEEQCLKLIALQSPVARDLRLVGTFMKNLSDIERMGDYAVHVAEDGALLAQEPPLKKYVNLAQMISRLDQMLELIQKAIQNRDISISQQVLEMDNEVDELYEQTQRELVTYMIEDPRTITKAMTLMRVGRSLERFGDHIENIAERLEFWVTGQRHESSNHA from the coding sequence ATGCGCGATTCGTTTGAAGCCCAATTGCAGCAGGTGGTCACCGGAACCTTAACCATGCTGGCCAAAGTGAGGGTGATGCTCACACAGGCCCAGGATGTGCTGGTGGACCGCCAGACCGACCTTCTCAGTGTGGTCACCGCCGCCGACCGTGAAATCGACCAGTTGGAAACCCAGATTGAGGAGCAGTGCCTGAAGCTGATTGCCCTGCAATCGCCTGTGGCCCGCGATTTGCGTCTGGTAGGCACGTTCATGAAAAACCTTTCGGACATCGAGCGCATGGGGGATTATGCCGTGCACGTTGCAGAAGATGGTGCTTTGCTGGCGCAAGAACCGCCCCTGAAAAAGTACGTGAACCTTGCCCAGATGATTTCCCGACTGGACCAGATGCTGGAACTCATCCAGAAAGCCATCCAGAACCGCGACATCAGCATTTCCCAGCAGGTGCTGGAAATGGACAACGAAGTCGATGAACTGTACGAGCAAACCCAGAGGGAACTGGTCACCTACATGATCGAGGACCCCAGAACCATCACCAAAGCCATGACCCTGATGCGGGTGGGGCGTTCTCTGGAGCGTTTCGGCGACCACATCGAAAACATTGCCGAACGCCTGGAGTTCTGGGTGACCGGTCAGAGGCACGAATCTTCCAACCATGCCTGA
- a CDS encoding substrate-binding domain-containing protein: MFALVCGLSTSAFALQVTGLQPWAGDAQHVSLDPIQAQQEVFAGRADVALVRTPIRPPRGVGKVLYFPVGVFPVVVAYNLPVDLSLSLQQVCDIYAGRILLWSELNRDFPKIPILSIVRLEPNSASWVLAQSCMHIHPRFQKIGLKANWQAESTLRVKTVLEQQKAMLQTGTFSVFVPENVPEGMRVARLKNWDLDLTPQALAYGYQANPDEEPFPGPFVSLPPVNDIQSYPLRGVVWAVVMQDQAYRGRSKEQAREVKGLLQALSTTPAPNQAPLPQGWVSFPRLYYRGTPFW; the protein is encoded by the coding sequence GTGTTTGCGCTGGTGTGTGGGCTGTCCACCAGCGCATTTGCTTTGCAGGTGACCGGTTTGCAACCTTGGGCCGGTGATGCCCAGCATGTCTCGCTGGATCCCATCCAAGCACAACAGGAGGTTTTCGCTGGACGGGCAGATGTGGCTCTGGTGCGCACCCCAATCCGGCCTCCCAGAGGGGTGGGCAAGGTGTTGTATTTCCCTGTGGGTGTTTTTCCTGTGGTGGTGGCGTACAACCTGCCCGTGGACCTGAGTCTTTCTTTGCAGCAGGTGTGTGACATTTATGCAGGGCGCATCCTGTTGTGGTCCGAATTGAACAGGGATTTCCCCAAAATCCCCATCCTGAGCATCGTGCGCCTTGAACCCAATTCAGCCAGTTGGGTGCTGGCCCAGAGTTGCATGCACATCCATCCCCGTTTTCAGAAAATCGGTTTAAAGGCCAACTGGCAAGCCGAAAGCACCCTGAGGGTCAAGACCGTGCTTGAGCAGCAAAAAGCCATGCTGCAAACCGGCACCTTCAGCGTTTTTGTGCCTGAAAATGTCCCAGAGGGGATGCGTGTGGCCCGCCTGAAAAACTGGGATCTGGACCTGACCCCACAGGCTCTGGCTTATGGGTATCAGGCCAACCCAGATGAGGAGCCTTTTCCAGGTCCTTTTGTTTCCCTCCCTCCGGTCAATGACATCCAGAGTTACCCTCTGAGAGGCGTCGTCTGGGCAGTGGTGATGCAGGATCAGGCGTACCGTGGGCGCAGCAAAGAACAGGCCCGCGAGGTCAAGGGCCTGTTGCAAGCCCTGAGCACCACCCCAGCACCCAATCAGGCCCCTTTGCCCCAGGGGTGGGTGTCTTTTCCGCGTCTGTATTACCGTGGAACCCCATTTTGGTGA
- a CDS encoding zinc-binding dehydrogenase translates to MPQMPTSMQAVALTARGGPEALQPLWLPVPKPASHEVLVRIQAVALNHLDVWVRKGVASPKLPLPHLLGSDIAGEIAALGEGVSDLQEGQPVLLNPGVSCGHCERCLSGHDNLCRKYQILGEHRTGGYAQYIAVPRANILPMPEGLNPIEAAALPLSALTAYQMVFDRAQLKPFETALVLAATSGVSVNLIQMCKIVGARVIAVASTPEKKVLALQLGADEVIDSSTDQVQAVKTLTGGEMADVVFDHTGADNWQQSLRSLKWGGRLVTCGATSGHEAITPLNWVFFKQLSILGSTMGSKADLFQVLQFVKQGRLKPVVGHVVGLLQAREAHLLLENRQAMGKVVLQVP, encoded by the coding sequence ATGCCTCAAATGCCCACCTCAATGCAAGCCGTGGCCCTGACCGCCAGAGGAGGACCAGAAGCCCTGCAACCCCTTTGGTTGCCTGTTCCCAAACCCGCGTCCCATGAAGTGCTGGTGCGGATTCAGGCGGTGGCCCTCAACCATCTGGATGTGTGGGTGCGCAAAGGGGTGGCCAGTCCCAAACTGCCCCTCCCACACCTGCTGGGCTCTGACATTGCCGGAGAAATTGCTGCTCTGGGAGAAGGGGTTTCAGACCTGCAGGAGGGTCAACCGGTGCTGCTCAATCCGGGGGTGTCCTGTGGGCACTGCGAGCGGTGTCTGTCCGGTCACGACAACCTCTGCCGCAAATACCAGATCCTTGGAGAGCACCGCACCGGAGGATATGCCCAGTACATCGCGGTCCCCAGAGCCAACATCCTGCCCATGCCAGAGGGCCTGAATCCCATTGAAGCTGCTGCACTGCCCCTGTCTGCTTTGACTGCGTACCAGATGGTGTTTGACCGGGCTCAACTCAAACCGTTTGAAACCGCTCTGGTGCTGGCAGCCACCAGTGGAGTCAGCGTCAATTTGATCCAAATGTGCAAAATTGTGGGTGCCAGAGTGATTGCCGTGGCGAGCACACCTGAAAAAAAAGTGCTGGCGCTGCAACTCGGGGCAGATGAGGTGATCGACTCCAGCACCGATCAGGTGCAGGCGGTCAAAACCCTCACAGGGGGCGAGATGGCCGATGTGGTCTTCGATCACACTGGAGCAGACAACTGGCAACAGAGCCTGAGAAGCCTCAAATGGGGTGGTCGGTTGGTCACCTGTGGGGCCACCAGTGGGCATGAAGCCATCACCCCCCTCAACTGGGTTTTCTTCAAGCAACTCAGCATTCTGGGGTCCACCATGGGCTCCAAAGCAGACCTCTTTCAGGTTTTGCAATTTGTGAAACAGGGCAGGCTCAAACCTGTGGTGGGTCATGTGGTGGGGCTTTTACAGGCCAGAGAAGCCCACCTGCTGCTGGAAAACCGGCAAGCCATGGGAAAAGTGGTCTTGCAGGTGCCCTGA
- a CDS encoding long-chain-fatty-acid--CoA ligase, whose amino-acid sequence MTQKPWFAHYEKGVPPEVDIPPILLHDLLIQSAQKYPKRVAVHFIGFTLTYEQLLDQAKRFAHTLQQWGVKKGDRVAIMLPNSPQQIVAFFGASLAGAIVVNTSPLYVARELQHQLEDSGAETLVILNTFFPRYQEIENHVKVKRVIVTSIADALPFPKNMIYPMLEKKKKAWVEVKPTEKVRKYPDVVKHHAQGLQTTDVKSEDIALLQYTGGTTGTPKGAMLTHRNLVANCMQAKAWLPDLQEGKEVSLGAIPYFHVYGMTASMNLSIAIGATITLIPNPRDIPMILKTIDKMKPSLFPGVPTLYNAINNHPDTPKHDLTSIKACISGSAALPVETARTFQRITNGANLVEGYGLTETSPVTHVNPVYGEHREGSIGVPLPSIDARVADENGKELPPGEIGELIVSGPNIMLGYWERPVESKHVLKEVDGKTWLFTGDMATMDPDGYFRIVDRKKDVIITGGFNVYPREVEEVLYSHPDIQEAAVVGVPDAYRGEAVKAVVVLKPGKTVSAEELKQYCRKDLSPYKVPREIEFRTELPKTAVGKILRRALVESKEAKQGA is encoded by the coding sequence ATGACCCAAAAACCCTGGTTTGCCCACTACGAAAAGGGCGTGCCACCAGAGGTGGACATTCCGCCCATCCTGTTGCACGACCTCCTCATCCAGTCTGCCCAGAAATACCCCAAACGGGTGGCCGTTCACTTCATTGGCTTCACCCTCACCTACGAGCAACTGCTCGATCAGGCCAAACGCTTTGCCCACACCCTGCAACAATGGGGGGTGAAAAAAGGCGATCGGGTGGCCATCATGCTGCCCAACAGCCCACAGCAAATCGTGGCTTTCTTCGGGGCCAGTCTGGCCGGGGCCATTGTGGTCAACACCAGTCCCCTGTATGTGGCCCGGGAGTTGCAGCACCAACTGGAAGACAGTGGCGCAGAAACCTTGGTGATCCTGAACACCTTCTTCCCGAGGTATCAGGAAATTGAAAACCACGTGAAGGTCAAACGGGTCATCGTGACCAGCATTGCCGATGCCCTCCCCTTCCCGAAAAACATGATCTACCCGATGCTGGAAAAGAAAAAGAAAGCCTGGGTGGAGGTCAAACCCACAGAGAAAGTCCGCAAGTACCCTGATGTGGTCAAACACCACGCCCAGGGCTTGCAGACCACCGATGTCAAATCCGAGGACATTGCCCTTCTGCAATACACCGGAGGCACCACCGGAACCCCCAAAGGGGCCATGCTGACCCACCGCAATCTGGTGGCCAACTGCATGCAGGCCAAAGCCTGGCTGCCGGACCTGCAAGAAGGCAAAGAAGTGTCTCTGGGGGCCATTCCTTACTTCCATGTTTACGGAATGACCGCCAGCATGAACCTTTCGATTGCCATTGGGGCCACCATCACCCTGATCCCCAACCCCAGAGACATCCCGATGATCCTCAAGACCATCGACAAGATGAAGCCCAGCCTGTTCCCCGGTGTGCCCACCCTGTACAACGCCATCAACAACCACCCGGACACGCCCAAGCACGACCTGACCAGCATCAAAGCCTGCATCTCGGGCAGTGCAGCCCTGCCTGTGGAAACTGCACGCACCTTCCAGCGCATCACCAACGGGGCCAATCTGGTGGAAGGGTACGGCCTGACCGAAACCAGTCCGGTCACCCACGTGAACCCGGTTTATGGAGAACACCGTGAAGGCTCCATCGGGGTGCCCCTCCCGAGCATCGATGCCCGTGTGGCCGATGAAAACGGCAAAGAATTGCCTCCAGGCGAGATTGGCGAACTGATCGTCTCGGGTCCCAACATCATGCTGGGGTACTGGGAACGGCCTGTCGAAAGCAAACACGTACTGAAAGAGGTGGACGGCAAAACCTGGCTGTTCACCGGCGACATGGCCACCATGGATCCAGACGGCTATTTCCGCATTGTGGACCGCAAAAAAGACGTGATCATCACCGGCGGATTCAATGTGTACCCCAGAGAAGTGGAAGAGGTGCTCTACAGCCACCCGGACATTCAGGAAGCCGCAGTGGTCGGTGTCCCGGATGCTTACCGTGGAGAAGCCGTCAAAGCCGTTGTGGTGCTCAAACCCGGCAAGACCGTCAGTGCAGAAGAACTCAAGCAATACTGCCGCAAAGACCTCAGCCCCTACAAAGTGCCCAGAGAGATTGAGTTCCGAACCGAACTGCCCAAAACAGCGGTTGGGAAAATCCTCAGAAGGGCTCTGGTGGAAAGCAAAGAAGCCAAACAAGGCGCATAA
- a CDS encoding response regulator, with amino-acid sequence MKSYKILVADDETSIRTMLEMILSADGHEVVSVSDGRETLEYLKNNTPDAILLDVRMPDISGLEICSRVKRVARLKTVPVILLTAMDDQQTQREAKLARADGIIYKPLSGKNLRTRVRSIIEGTGQGFDPEP; translated from the coding sequence ATGAAAAGCTACAAGATCCTAGTTGCAGACGACGAAACCAGCATTCGCACCATGCTTGAGATGATCTTGTCCGCTGACGGCCACGAAGTGGTCAGTGTCAGTGATGGTCGTGAGACCCTGGAATATCTCAAGAACAACACCCCCGACGCCATTCTTCTCGACGTGCGCATGCCAGACATCAGTGGTCTGGAAATTTGCAGCCGGGTGAAGCGCGTTGCGCGGCTCAAGACGGTTCCGGTGATCCTCCTCACCGCCATGGACGATCAACAAACCCAGAGGGAAGCCAAATTGGCCCGAGCAGATGGCATCATCTACAAACCCCTCAGTGGCAAAAACCTGCGAACCCGGGTCCGCAGCATCATCGAAGGCACCGGACAGGGCTTTGATCCCGAACCCTGA
- a CDS encoding transglycosylase domain-containing protein: MKFFRALFTLMFSLVLVGAGLASPFVVHWLRTLPDYRELDSLTLGSTTKVYARDGSLVGILSPTMSNGGHINRTLVDLNQVSPYMQAAVITAEDIRFFEHYGVDALGILRGIYKTVRGERVEGGSTLTNQVVKNTLLSDLKDIRTGPGGIQRKIQEWILSIQVERSFTKEEVLNHYLNVIYWGRGGPVDILGVHAAAKAYLGKLPRDLTLAESVYLARLIPSPGRYNDYAGMRGLMKSLLADMAEKGWITPQEADAAWREKLQPNGWKVKYDDKGKVLEARLVNEKAKHLPSVVTERAPHFLQQVERELIAKFGREKVYGSGGLNVYTTLDPRAQDSAEKASMNAQLPPGATLGMVILDPYNGEVLAMVGQKLRPGQVPAEWNNAAQGARQVGSSIKPLLYTTGVEQGFAQDHTEFDEPTDFGNYKPQNFGAKYAYRDLTLRWSLDNSLNIPTLKLAKKVGLNNFMSKLRTMDLNAPDDVGLSLAIGTLETSPLKMAAAYAPFVNGGTWYRPSYIRRVEAQNGQTLFDSWRDRPEKRRVFSPQVAYVGLDMLLGVVNDLKPEQGNLAFKAKIPGWQVGGKTGTTNEQKDLWFVGVTPEAVGAVWVGRQEGGGMPANYYSGTVNPPIWQSMMAGYLAGKPPTSFAVPDGITYQNVNGFKAAFVTERTTRAVRPDTEPQAPVYTAVESLPEDFSTSMVAIDVRTGKLADEFTPPESVKMRRVYGDVTGFLQ; the protein is encoded by the coding sequence ATGAAATTTTTCCGCGCCCTGTTTACATTGATGTTCAGTCTGGTGCTGGTCGGTGCGGGTCTGGCCAGCCCTTTCGTGGTGCACTGGCTGCGCACCCTCCCCGATTACCGTGAACTGGATTCCCTGACCCTCGGGAGCACCACCAAGGTGTATGCCCGAGATGGCAGTCTGGTGGGCATCCTGAGCCCGACCATGAGCAACGGGGGGCACATCAACCGCACCCTTGTGGACCTCAATCAGGTGAGTCCATACATGCAAGCTGCCGTGATCACCGCCGAAGACATCCGTTTTTTCGAGCACTATGGGGTGGATGCACTGGGCATTCTGCGTGGCATCTACAAAACCGTTCGCGGAGAGCGTGTGGAGGGGGGATCCACCCTGACCAACCAGGTGGTCAAAAACACCCTGCTTTCTGACCTCAAAGACATCCGCACAGGACCCGGAGGCATCCAGCGCAAGATTCAGGAATGGATCCTCAGCATTCAGGTGGAACGCTCTTTCACCAAAGAAGAGGTGCTGAACCATTACCTGAACGTGATCTACTGGGGCCGCGGAGGTCCTGTGGACATTCTGGGTGTGCATGCCGCTGCCAAAGCTTACCTCGGGAAACTGCCCAGAGACCTCACGCTGGCGGAAAGCGTGTATCTGGCCCGCTTGATTCCTTCGCCGGGCCGTTACAACGACTATGCAGGCATGCGAGGCCTCATGAAAAGCCTGCTCGCCGACATGGCAGAAAAAGGCTGGATCACCCCGCAGGAAGCCGATGCTGCTTGGAGAGAAAAACTCCAACCCAACGGCTGGAAAGTCAAATACGACGACAAAGGCAAGGTGCTGGAAGCCCGATTGGTCAATGAAAAGGCCAAACACTTGCCTTCCGTGGTCACCGAACGTGCCCCCCACTTTTTGCAACAAGTGGAGCGTGAACTGATCGCCAAATTTGGACGGGAAAAAGTGTATGGCTCGGGTGGCCTGAACGTCTACACCACCCTCGACCCCCGAGCACAGGACAGTGCAGAGAAAGCCAGCATGAATGCGCAATTGCCACCGGGAGCCACGCTGGGCATGGTGATTCTGGACCCCTACAACGGAGAAGTGCTGGCCATGGTGGGACAGAAATTGCGTCCCGGTCAGGTGCCAGCCGAATGGAACAATGCTGCACAAGGGGCCAGACAGGTGGGCTCCAGCATCAAACCCCTGCTGTACACCACCGGAGTGGAGCAAGGGTTTGCCCAAGACCACACCGAATTTGACGAGCCCACCGACTTTGGCAACTACAAGCCACAAAACTTCGGGGCCAAATACGCTTACCGGGACCTGACCTTGCGCTGGTCTCTGGACAACAGTTTGAACATTCCCACCCTCAAACTGGCCAAAAAAGTGGGCCTCAACAATTTCATGAGCAAACTGCGCACCATGGACCTGAATGCCCCAGACGATGTGGGCCTCAGTCTGGCCATCGGCACACTGGAGACCAGCCCCCTGAAAATGGCGGCAGCATACGCTCCCTTTGTGAACGGAGGCACCTGGTACCGCCCGAGCTACATCCGCCGGGTGGAAGCCCAGAACGGCCAGACCCTGTTTGACAGTTGGCGCGACCGTCCTGAAAAACGTCGGGTGTTCAGCCCACAGGTGGCTTATGTGGGTCTGGACATGCTGCTCGGGGTGGTCAATGACCTGAAACCCGAGCAGGGCAATCTGGCTTTCAAAGCCAAAATTCCGGGCTGGCAGGTGGGTGGCAAAACCGGAACCACCAACGAGCAAAAAGACCTGTGGTTTGTGGGCGTGACCCCTGAAGCCGTGGGCGCCGTGTGGGTCGGCCGACAAGAGGGTGGGGGCATGCCCGCCAATTACTACTCTGGGACCGTCAATCCTCCCATCTGGCAGAGCATGATGGCTGGTTATCTGGCCGGAAAACCGCCCACCAGCTTTGCAGTCCCTGATGGCATCACTTACCAGAATGTGAACGGGTTCAAAGCAGCTTTTGTCACCGAAAGGACCACCCGTGCGGTCCGTCCGGACACCGAACCCCAAGCTCCCGTTTACACCGCCGTGGAAAGCCTCCCCGAGGATTTCAGCACCAGCATGGTGGCCATTGATGTGCGCACCGGCAAACTGGCCGATGAGTTCACCCCTCCCGAGTCTGTCAAAATGCGCCGGGTGTATGGGGATGTGACGGGGTTCTTGCAATGA
- a CDS encoding cytochrome c biogenesis CcdA family protein: MSEPTTSLGVALFGGLVSFLSPCVLPLLPSYLGVLGGGQSPFKRALGFVLGFSLVFIMLGAGASLIGQFLIANKLWLNYLSGSLILFFGLVMLGLIKIPALMGDYRMGMGQASEYGPVVLGAAFALGWSPCIGPVLGGILTLAAQGGSLQTGVLLLSVYALGLAIPFLIAALFWQKLNLRHLNKYTPIIEKVGGGVLVVLGILILTGKFTELSRFFLNIMPDWMVKLL; this comes from the coding sequence ATGTCAGAACCCACCACCAGTCTTGGCGTGGCCCTGTTCGGAGGGCTGGTTTCCTTTTTGTCTCCCTGTGTGCTTCCCCTGCTCCCCTCTTATCTGGGGGTTCTGGGAGGCGGACAATCCCCTTTCAAACGTGCGCTCGGGTTTGTGCTGGGCTTCTCTCTGGTGTTCATCATGCTGGGGGCCGGAGCCAGCCTCATCGGGCAATTTTTGATTGCCAACAAGCTCTGGTTGAATTACCTGAGCGGTTCCCTGATCCTGTTTTTTGGTCTGGTGATGCTGGGCCTCATCAAAATTCCAGCCCTGATGGGCGACTACCGCATGGGCATGGGTCAGGCCAGTGAATACGGACCTGTGGTGCTTGGTGCGGCTTTTGCGCTGGGTTGGAGCCCTTGCATCGGTCCTGTGCTGGGAGGCATCCTGACCCTCGCTGCACAGGGCGGAAGCCTGCAAACCGGGGTGCTGCTGCTCAGCGTTTATGCTCTGGGACTGGCCATTCCTTTCCTGATTGCAGCTTTGTTCTGGCAAAAACTGAATTTGCGTCACCTCAACAAGTACACCCCGATCATCGAAAAAGTGGGTGGAGGGGTGCTCGTGGTGCTGGGAATCCTGATCCTGACTGGAAAATTCACCGAACTGAGTCGCTTTTTCCTGAACATCATGCCCGATTGGATGGTGAAGTTATTGTAG